Proteins from a single region of Harmonia axyridis chromosome 4, icHarAxyr1.1, whole genome shotgun sequence:
- the LOC123678406 gene encoding uncharacterized protein LOC123678406 codes for MNKNINDIRFISEIKKRPALWNQSKKGYSDRLKKNKNWEKLTKIFFGGNRTADEQKKLQKSLQQKWTNMRCQYRRYILNQRGQSGDDGKKNTFYRYADQLRFLKNTVIQKETTDNSKEVNIISSDSVVGEESTTSLTVTPRAKNALKKKTRSECSSKTIEKIKNRDNHDEIEDNRQFLLSLLPPLAHIPKRWNTKCRAEIMQVVSKYELDSHRTEPEPGDSMPQHSQPCDVPQAQPHYGFNTQ; via the exons atgaataaaaatatcaatgatatCAGATTTATCTCTGAAATAAAAAAGCGGCCCGCATTGTGGAATCAATCCAAGAAAGGATATAGTGATAGACTTAAAAAGAATAAAAACTGGGAAAAGTtaacgaaaatattttttggtggAAATAGAACAGCTGATGAACAGAAAAAACTCC AGAAGTCGCTGCAACAAAAATGGACGAATATGAGATGCCAATACCGCAGATATATTTTGAATCAACGAGGGCAGTCTGGAGATGACGGGAAGAAGAACACATTTTATAGGTATGCCGACCAATTAAGGTTTCTAAAAAATACAGTTATACAAAAAGAAACCACTGATAACTCAAAAGAAGTGAACATTATATCAAGCGACAGTGTAGTAGGCGAAGAGTCTACTACTTCGTTAACTGTTACACCCAGAGCTAAGAATGcattgaaaaagaaaacaagATCAGAATGTTCGTCGAAaaccattgaaaaaataaagaatagagATAATCATGATGAAATTGAAGACAACAGACAATTTTTGCTCTCTTTGTTACCTCCTCTTGCACATATTCCAAAAAGATGGAACACTAAATGCAGAGCAGAAATAATGCAAGTTGTGAGTAAATATGAATTGGATTCACATCGAACTGAGCCTGAGCCAGGCGATTCCATGCCACAACATAGTCAGCCATGTGACGTTCCACAAGCCCAGCCACACTATGGGTTCAATACACAATAA